From the Clostridiales bacterium FE2011 genome, one window contains:
- a CDS encoding right-handed parallel beta-helix repeat-containing protein, with amino-acid sequence MNYELNSALLPDGSTYEFWETEPVWERELFVDGSSPAASDENDGSEAHPFRTINRAAQEATPGTRVRIHAGLYRECVKPTMGGTDPEHMISYEAFGDGDVVISASEEVKDFIPSEGWMLNRGRGAVQPEGVCVWEYDLDPDLFRGYNPFCAVNILHDRLFIEYDKTDMTTYLNRRGCVFCDGKPLKQVPLYGGMAQEDNTYWVEANGQKVHFRLEYDEDPKDHRIEVTVREQCFAPDKPFLNYIRVKGLVCEHAATGAPVPQRGAISAYRGHHWIIEGCTVYWTNGVAIDVGNECWHHTHRPDEVIGYSVIRNCTIQDAGVCGIAGMFAERMLIEGNVIEGTGWQKMELSWEAGAIKLHNSVNALIRNNIFRDTFRADHLWLDCGNENNRITGNLFLNGIEQREAIFIECTREGINLIDHNVIWNVEGRFDPARVPVEPGSSGWYKLRENEAVNGYGIYGEGTDRLHVSHNLIGLCRHSGYYLKPVPFRMFGLERGGTSRDAKIRNNIFYACGEAAIDFPTKDNEAEGNLYVKMQGGYLRVMYPEPENCLNLPAWQEFFGFDKEGQNAWFDIDLDEETGEAVFRPAEQGPFAFGKQIERLKMIMDPGKVRKVKADPDMPGETEELVFPGPFQEFTIHNS; translated from the coding sequence ATGAATTATGAATTAAATTCTGCCCTTCTGCCGGATGGCAGCACCTATGAATTCTGGGAAACAGAGCCCGTGTGGGAACGGGAACTGTTTGTGGACGGCTCCAGCCCCGCCGCCTCGGATGAGAACGACGGCAGCGAGGCGCATCCCTTCCGGACCATCAACCGGGCCGCGCAGGAAGCGACGCCGGGCACCCGGGTGCGGATCCACGCGGGCCTGTACCGGGAGTGCGTGAAGCCCACCATGGGCGGCACGGATCCCGAACATATGATTTCCTATGAAGCCTTCGGTGACGGCGACGTGGTCATCAGCGCGTCGGAGGAAGTGAAAGACTTTATCCCCAGCGAGGGCTGGATGCTGAACCGGGGACGGGGAGCCGTGCAGCCGGAGGGAGTCTGCGTCTGGGAATATGACCTGGATCCGGACCTGTTCCGGGGCTATAACCCCTTCTGTGCGGTGAACATCCTGCATGACCGGCTGTTCATCGAGTATGACAAGACCGACATGACCACCTACCTGAACCGGCGGGGCTGCGTCTTCTGCGACGGCAAGCCGCTGAAGCAGGTGCCGCTGTACGGCGGCATGGCGCAGGAGGACAATACCTACTGGGTGGAGGCCAACGGCCAGAAGGTCCACTTCCGCCTGGAGTATGACGAGGACCCGAAGGATCACCGGATTGAGGTGACCGTGCGGGAGCAGTGCTTCGCGCCGGATAAACCTTTCCTGAACTATATCCGGGTCAAAGGCCTGGTCTGTGAACACGCGGCCACCGGCGCGCCGGTGCCGCAGCGCGGGGCGATCTCCGCGTACCGGGGCCACCACTGGATCATTGAGGGCTGCACGGTTTACTGGACAAACGGCGTGGCCATTGACGTGGGCAACGAGTGCTGGCACCACACCCACCGGCCGGACGAAGTGATCGGCTACAGCGTGATCCGGAACTGCACCATCCAGGACGCGGGCGTCTGCGGCATTGCCGGCATGTTCGCGGAGCGGATGCTGATTGAGGGAAACGTGATCGAGGGCACCGGCTGGCAGAAGATGGAGCTGAGCTGGGAAGCCGGGGCCATCAAACTGCACAACAGCGTCAACGCCCTGATCCGGAACAACATTTTCCGGGATACCTTCCGGGCGGATCACCTGTGGCTGGACTGCGGCAACGAGAACAACCGGATTACCGGCAACCTGTTCCTGAACGGCATTGAGCAGCGGGAAGCGATCTTTATTGAGTGCACCCGGGAAGGCATTAACCTGATCGACCACAACGTGATCTGGAATGTGGAAGGCCGGTTTGACCCGGCCAGGGTGCCGGTGGAACCCGGTTCCTCCGGCTGGTATAAGCTCCGGGAAAACGAGGCCGTCAACGGCTACGGGATCTACGGGGAAGGAACGGACCGGCTGCATGTGAGCCATAACCTGATCGGCCTGTGCCGACACAGCGGATATTACCTCAAGCCGGTGCCCTTCCGGATGTTCGGCCTGGAGCGGGGCGGCACTTCCCGGGACGCGAAGATCCGGAACAACATCTTCTACGCCTGCGGAGAGGCGGCCATCGACTTCCCCACAAAGGACAACGAGGCGGAGGGCAACCTGTATGTGAAGATGCAGGGCGGCTACCTGCGGGTGATGTATCCGGAACCGGAGAACTGCCTGAACCTGCCGGCCTGGCAGGAGTTCTTCGGCTTTGACAAGGAGGGTCAGAACGCCTGGTTCGACATTGACCTGGATGAAGAAACGGGAGAAGCGGTCTTCCGCCCGGCGGAGCAGGGCCCCTTTGCCTTCGGGAAACAGATTGAGCGGCTGAAGATGATTATGGATCCCGGAAAGGTCCGGAAGGTAAAAGCAGATCCGGATATGCCGGGAGAGACTGAAGAACTTGTATTCCCGGGACCTTTTCAGGAATTCACAATTCATAATTCATAA